ACACCCCGCGTTGGTCTTCGCCCTCATCTGGTCCACCCGAGGAGCGTGAGTCCTGCCTTGATCCCCAGACCTACCAGCATCCCGAACGATACGCTCGCCAGGGTTCCGACCAGATAATACTCTGCAAACGCGGGCGTTGCCTCAATCTTCTTGAAACGCGCGATCGACTTTGCCGTAAACACGAAGGCGATCGCGTTATACTGGTCCAAGACGGTCAGCGTGGTCACGAGGAATCGCTCAAACTGCCCGATGCGCTTCCCAGCATCCCTGAGCCCCGGATCCACCCCGCGCAACGATTGGATGGTGTCCAGAAACCTGCGCACCAGAATACCGCCGACCCAGACGGAAATGACATAGCCCGAGAGGACGATGGCGGTCGGGTCGCGGTAGCCCTGCCATAGGCTCTGCACCGAATGTCTCCAGAGCTCCACGTGATCTCCTGCCGCAAGGTCGGAAGCCGTGAGGGCGGCGAGGGGTATGGAGAGACGGATCCGCTCACCCGACACCCCGGCCGTCGGGCCGAAGCGTTACCGAATCAGGATGATTTCATCGTATCAACCACAAGAGGTTGAATCGTCATACGCGGCCAGGAGCCCCAGCATCACCTTCTCGCCGCGTACGTAGGCCTTATATCCAGTGACTCGGAGGTGCTTGCTCACTGCCTGCATGGAGATGCCCAGTTTCTTCGCAATGGGTTCGAGCGCGTGGAGTTCTTCATGGAGACGAATGACCTCGCGCGCTCTGGCGCTCCACCCTGACCGGATAAAGCCGAGGGCATCGAGCCAGGCGTTGACCATCTCATCCCGACCGGGCTGTTCGGAGGAAAGACACGTGTGCCCCAGGAACTCCTTCGCGCTTCTGAGCGCGTCCCGTGCTCTATGGAATGCAGGCCCATCCATTTCTGCAGGGTGATGAGAAAGCGGAGTGGTAATTTCCCCGATCCCGATCCCGAAACGCACCGGCACCGGGAAGATGGCCTCTCGAATGCGGTTGATCACCTCGAAGACGAGCACCGCGGTCCGGAAGACCCCCTGGAGCTCATCCCCACCGGTGAATTGCAATGGGGTACAGATACTCTTCTTGTAGTCCCGATTGATGCGGAGCAGGACCCTCTTGAGCTGCGCCTGGGCTCTTGCGCGCTCGGGACGCCCCAGACGCCGCGATCTGACGATATCTCCGATCACGACTACAAAGAGTGGCTTTGCGTGCGCGGAAGGCATAGCTCAATTCTAATCGGTTGATCCATCGAATTCAACCGAAATGAGTTGAGGTCAACCCGGGGGGTTCAACCGCCACGCCAGCCTCCGACCGCCTCCCTGCGGGAACCCCGGGTCGGGGGAGGGAGTTCCTTGTGATGAGGACTGCTGAGCCCGGTGGACCGACACTCCCCTCGGGAGGAGAGATCCTCAATGCTCCACAAGAGGTTGGGCTATGCAGCGCTACTCGGGATTGCCTTCATGCTGCTCGGCGCCTGCCAGACGCTAGAGCACGCATCGGGAGCGTCCCCGCCGCCGTACCAGGAACCCGCAGGTGGCGGTGGCAACGGCGGCGGCGGCGGCGGGTACTGAGCCGCGAGAGCAGCTCGGATTGCGAGGGGCATTCCACGGGCGCCGGGGCCACCCTCGGCGCTCGCGGTCTGTCTGGGACCGAGGGCGTCCCGGTGCGCCGATCGGCAACGATTTGCCGACCCCACTCCCCCTCGCTTGTCGCTGTGTGCGTTGGCCGTTGCCACTTTCCCTTTGACACCCCGCGCGCCGCCGTGGTAGAAATAGCGCGACCCGAGAGTTGCGCCACCTGCGTCGTTCGTCCCGCCCGCCGGGCTGCGCCGCCGGCCGCCCGGGGCAGCCCGGAGCGGAGGGCCCAGGCGCGATGCACCATTTCCAGTACCGGGACGACGTCCTCCACTGCGAGGAGGTCCCCCTTCCCACCATCGCGCGGGAGGTGGGCACCCCTTTCTACTGCTACAGCCACGCCACCCTGACCCGCCACTTCCGGGTGTTCGACGAGGCCTTCGCCCCGATCCCGCATCTCCTCTGCTTCGCGCTGAAGGCGAACAGTAATCTCTCCATCCTGAAACTCTTCGGCGGGATGGGCGGTGGGGCGGACGTCGTCTCCGGGGGGGAGCTGTTCCGGGCCCTCCGGGCGGGCATCCCCCCCGACCGGATCGTCTACGCGGGCGTCGGGAAGTCGCGGGAGGAAATTGCCTACGCGCTGAAGTCCGACATCCTCATGTTCAACGTGGAGTCCGCCCAGGAGCTCCAGGTCATCAGCGACGTGGCCGCCAACATGGGGGTGGAGGCCAAGGTGGCCCTTCGGATCAACCCGGACGTGGACCCCCGGACGCACCCCTACATCTCCACCGGCCTGCGGAAGAGCAAGTTCGGCATCGATATCTCCCAGGCGGTGGAGGCGTACGAGCTGGCGCGGGAGCTCCCCCGGATCCGGGTGGTGGGGATCCACCAGCACATCGGCTCGCAGATCACCGAGGTGGGCCCCTTCGTGGATGCCCTGGAGAAGATCGCGGAGCTCGTCCGAGAGCTGCGGGCGCTGGGACTGGAGATCCGGTACCTGGACGTGGGAGGCGGGCTGGGCATCACCTACAAGGACGAGGAGCCGCCGATCCCCCAGGTCTTCGCGGAGGCGCTCATCGGGGTGGTGAAGGACCTGGAGTGCACCATCGTGCTGGAGCCCGGGCGGGTGATCGTGGGGAATGCCGGCATCCTGGTGACCCGGGTCCTCTACACCAAGGAGGCGCCGGCCAAGCACTTCGTGGTGGTGGATGCCGGCATGAACGACCTGATCCGCCCGAGCCTCTACGGCTCCTACCACGCCATCCTCCCCGTCCACCGGAAGGAGGGCACCCCGCCCCTCATGGCGGACGTGGTGGGCCCCATCTGCGAGTCGGGTGACTTCCTGGCGAAGGATCGGGAGCTGCCGGCGGCGCAGCCGGGCGAACTGCTGGCGGTGATGAGCGCGGGGGCCTACGGTTTCACCATGGCCTCCAACTACAACGCGCGGCCCCGGGTACCGGAGGTCCTGGGGAAGGGGGACCGGTACCTGGTCATCCGGCGGCGGGAGACCTACGAGGATCTGATCCGGGGGGAGGAGATTCCGGAGGAACTGTAGCGGGGCGAGGGAGCGGCCCGCCGGGGCGAGCGGCGGGGGAGGAGGGCGGACGATGAAACGGTTCTTCCAGGGCTCGATCGTGGCCATGGTCACCCCGTTCCGGGACGGGGCAGTGGATACGGCGAAGATCCGTGAGCAGGTGGAGTTCCACGTGAAGCAGGGGACGGATGCCATCGTCCCCTGCGGGACGACGGGGGAGTCTCCCACCCTGAGCCACGAGGAGCACCACGCCGTCGTGCGGGAGACCATCCGGGCCACCGCAGGCCGGGTGCCGGTGATCGCCGGGACGGGGAGCAACAGCACCGCGGAGGCCATCGCGCTGACCCGGCACGCCAAGGAGGCCGGCGCCGACGGCGTGCTGATCGTGAACCCCTACTACAACAAGCCGACCCAGGCCGGCCTGACCGCCCACTTCCGGGCCATCGCCGACGCCGTGGAGATCCCGATCATCATGTACAACATCCCGGGCCGGACCGGTGTCAACATGCTGCCGGAGACGGTGGCCGAGCTGGCGGAGCACCAGAACATCGTGGGGATCAAGGAGGCGACCGGCAACGTCGAGCAGATGACCCAGGACATCGTGCTGTGCCGGGGGAAGCTCTGCTTCCTCTCGGGGGATGACACCCTGACCCTCCCCCTCATGGCGGTG
This genomic interval from Candidatus Methylomirabilis sp. contains the following:
- a CDS encoding SatD family protein; this translates as MPSAHAKPLFVVVIGDIVRSRRLGRPERARAQAQLKRVLLRINRDYKKSICTPLQFTGGDELQGVFRTAVLVFEVINRIREAIFPVPVRFGIGIGEITTPLSHHPAEMDGPAFHRARDALRSAKEFLGHTCLSSEQPGRDEMVNAWLDALGFIRSGWSARAREVIRLHEELHALEPIAKKLGISMQAVSKHLRVTGYKAYVRGEKVMLGLLAAYDDSTSCG
- the dapA gene encoding 4-hydroxy-tetrahydrodipicolinate synthase — protein: MKRFFQGSIVAMVTPFRDGAVDTAKIREQVEFHVKQGTDAIVPCGTTGESPTLSHEEHHAVVRETIRATAGRVPVIAGTGSNSTAEAIALTRHAKEAGADGVLIVNPYYNKPTQAGLTAHFRAIADAVEIPIIMYNIPGRTGVNMLPETVAELAEHQNIVGIKEATGNVEQMTQDIVLCRGKLCFLSGDDTLTLPLMAVGGAGVISVVANIVPADVVAMTHAALNGDWKRAQELHLRLFPL
- the lysA gene encoding diaminopimelate decarboxylase — encoded protein: MHHFQYRDDVLHCEEVPLPTIAREVGTPFYCYSHATLTRHFRVFDEAFAPIPHLLCFALKANSNLSILKLFGGMGGGADVVSGGELFRALRAGIPPDRIVYAGVGKSREEIAYALKSDILMFNVESAQELQVISDVAANMGVEAKVALRINPDVDPRTHPYISTGLRKSKFGIDISQAVEAYELARELPRIRVVGIHQHIGSQITEVGPFVDALEKIAELVRELRALGLEIRYLDVGGGLGITYKDEEPPIPQVFAEALIGVVKDLECTIVLEPGRVIVGNAGILVTRVLYTKEAPAKHFVVVDAGMNDLIRPSLYGSYHAILPVHRKEGTPPLMADVVGPICESGDFLAKDRELPAAQPGELLAVMSAGAYGFTMASNYNARPRVPEVLGKGDRYLVIRRRETYEDLIRGEEIPEEL